Genomic window (Candidatus Nitrospira nitrificans):
CTTCGCGACTTCCTGCCACGCGGCCACTTTCTGCGCCTTGATCAACTCCGTCAGATCTTCAAAGACCAACACAAACCCCAAGTCCTTGTTCGCCTCATCGCGCATGCGGGAACCTTTCAACCCAATCGTGATCAGCTTCCCTTGGATATCCAACTGTCCTTCCAAATCCAGCGCGTCGCGATCATCGGCCAGCATCCGGTCATAGGCGGTCTGGAACGAATCGAGGCCGAACTCCTTGAATACCTCATTGGCCGGGCGGCCTCTGAACCGGTCGGCGGCCAACCCAAGAATGCGCTCGGCCGATGGGTTGAAGGTCGTGATCGTTCCGCTCCGATCGATCGAAACCAGGCCGGCGGCGATCGTGTCGACGACTGTTTCGATATAGGCACGTCGGCGATCCAACTCGACATTGGTGTTCCGCAGAGTCAAGTTGGCTTCCTCAAGCTTCGATTTGCTCCCCTGCAGATCCTGCGTCATCCGGTTGAACGACTCGATCAATGTCCCGATTTCGTCGGTTGCCTTGGCATCGATCTGCACCGACAGATCACCCTGCGCGACGGCTTCGGTCGCTTCCGCCAATCGTTGAATCGGCACGGTGATGCCGCGCGCCACATAGAACCCGAACCACGTCGCGCTGAAGAGAATCAACACCGCCACGACGGCCACAAACAGGTACGCCCCGGCTTTGATCGGATTTTTCATCGCCTTGATCTGTTTATACGCCGTGTATTGCCGACCGATCCCCTCCATCTTGGTCAACAGGGATTCAGGGACGTAGGTTTCCACGACCACCACCCCCTCGATCTCCCCGCGCCGGCTTCCTGAGGCCACCGGAATGGCGGCGCGCACTAACCGTCCCGTCTGGGCCTCCTGGACGGAGGTAAACTCCTGCTTGCCGTTGATCACTTGTAGGACCAGCTGACTGATCGGCAGATTCAACACCCCGATCGGAATGTCGCCATCAAGCGCCTTGGTGAGGGTCTCCATCTTGCTCGAAAACACTTCGATCCCGGCCACGCCGTATTCGATACGTTTCCGAGCCATTGCGGCGATCAACAGATCCCGCTGGACGGGAGTCAACAGGTCTTCGCGGAACAGTTCTTGAGAAATCGCCCGCGCGCTGTTCACCGCGAGCGCGACATGCCCCGCATGCTGCATGCGAGCTACCTCATACGAATCTTTCATCACCTTTTCGATATGCTCACTGAACCAGACATCGACCGCCTTGTTGACCAGCCCGCTCGCGACGAATGCCAGGAGCAGCGTCGGGATCAACGAGAACCCGATAAAGGCCGCGATGAGCTTGGTGCGGAATCCTGATCCAACAAGACGGTGCCGGCGTTCAAAATAGGCCTTGATCAGATTCCTGGACAACAACAGCACCAACACCACGAAGCCGATCAGGTCCAAATTGACCAGGAGGAGCACGAGTGCGTAGCTCGTCGTCGGCAAGAAGGAGCCGTTCTCTTCGGAACCCGGCGCCACGACTTGTGAGTAATACAGCGTGAGGACGACGCAGGGGACCAGGAGGATCAGCACGATCCAGACTGGGCGAAGATGGGGTGGTTTTCGCTCGTGTTGCTTCGGATGGTCGGCAGATGCCGGACGGCGACGATCGATCACCACGGGCTGCACCTCAAGAAGTCCTCCGGAGACCGGTTCGAACGCGCCCGTGGGATGATTACGTTCTGGCATTCATTCGCCCTTTGGAACACAGGGGAACAGGAGCCTGTCTCACTATAGCCGACTTACAAGACAGTCTCAAAGCTTGCCGCACAACTCGCCGTGTCCGGAGACCCGGCGGCACGCAGAACCGAAAGATGGGATACTACTTCGGTGATGCCAGCGTGACATACTTCATGCGAAGGGCATAGAGCATGTCGCGCAGGACCGTCTGCTCATCAGGAGTCAGATTGCCTTTCGTCTTGTCTTCCAAGACAGACAACAGATCGATGATTTCCTTGGCTTGGGGCAGGTTGACGGGTATCGGTGCCTGATTCAGGTCCAGTTGCTCGCCCATGAGCATGAGCGACGACGAGCCTAATGAAATGACAAACGACGAAAACGTGACCGGAGGTGCCGGAGGCGCTTGCGCCGGCTCCGTCGAGGCAGCGGCGGAAGTCGACTGTTTTGAAGGCGACGATGCGGCCGGAGCAGACTCGGCTCCTCCGCTTGCCCGCCGATCACGAACGACAAACCCTTGCTCCTCCTCTGCCATTGTTCCTTTCTCCCCTCAGATTCCAAGATCTTGTCGGTACCCTACCATAGGGTCTATTTGGTCGCAAGCCGTGACGCCCCTGGGTAGTGGGTCAGTTTGAATTTCCTTGATCTTGTCTCTGCTTAAGCGGTCATGTATGATGAGGCATGAAGAAAAAGAAACCATCTACAGATCTAAACGTTATCGCTCACGACATTCTGCAAGCGATCACCGGCCAGCCTGCCGGGACAACCTCCGTCAAGAGGGAGCCTGTCGATGTTCACACCAAGAACCCTGCCGCTGTCGCGCTAGGACGCCTGGGAGGATTGAAGGGAGGGAAGGCGAGGGCCGAGAAACTTTCGGCTAAGAAGAGGGCTGAAATAGCAAGGAAAGCGGCTGTTTCTCGCTGGAAACGGTCATAGTTTCTCTTGACATATAGTTTAGCTGTGGCTAAACTGACAAATGCACCGACCATAACTATGGCCATTAAGGTCGAATGCTCATTAGAATTTCATCGCAATCCTAAGCCTGACTGTCGGCGAGGTTTGGCGTTCCTCATATTTCCAGATAATGAAGAAGTAACGGCTAGAATTGAATTTGATGGATTTAAGGACAATGACAAGCGATGGTTCCAGTCCATCTTTGATTTGTGGCTTGATGGGAGCGAAAATCGCAAAGCGTATTTCCATAGATGGGACAAGAGCGAGTTTAATGGCAAGTATACGAATATTTTCGTGTTCAAACATCGTGGCCATAAACATAGACTCTATGGGTTTTTATGCCATCCAAATCCAATGAATAGTCGTTATCACCAATGTGTTCTGGTAAATTATGCCTCGAAAGGGAAATGGGAAACCGATGAATATTCACTGAAAGTATGTGAAAGCAAAAGGTGTGACGTAAGTGTTCAAAGAGATATTAAAAGATATTTCCATGCTGGAGGGCCTCTCAGTGAAAAACACTAATGCCCATTGGACCGAAAAAAGCCTTTCGGACTTCATTTATCGTGTGGGAGCTGATTTTGTTTTCCAATTGGACAACAAGATTGATTCGCAAAAGGCTTTAGCCGAGACTCTGAGCGTAACAAAGAGCGCGGTATCGCAGAAATTGAATAACCCTGGGAATTTGAAACTTGAGACAATGGTTAAATACGCTCGGGCATTAGGGCTTAAGGTCAGCGTTGTTCTTTACGATGATGGAGATCGTGACAATGAGAGAGGTCCGATCAATTCCGACATCTTTAGGATTTGCTGGGAAAATGCTGGCAAGCCAAAAGATTTCTGGCAGGCAACTTCTGATTGGGTTGAAGGTGTTTCGGTTAATTATGAGGTAATTCTTGAAACCAATCTTAAGTACCCTGCCTGTCCGACTCGGGCTTGGGAGTCACTGGTGTATAAACCGGGTAATTTGGCTGAAACTGTAACCATTACTCACAGACGGATGGCAGACACTGATCCTCAGCGGCTTCCCTTTGCTCTTCATGGAGGGACATAACAATGGCCGAACCGACAGTATTCACTTTCAACTATAAGGAACTCGTTACACTTCTATTAAAGGAGCAGAACATTCATGAGGGTATTTGGAGCATTTACTTTAAGTTTGGCATTCAGGGCGCAAACGCCGGTCCTGATGACTCTACCTTACTGCCTAGCGTTATTGTGCCTATTACAGAGGTAGGCATTCAGAAGACAAATAAAATGACTAATTTAGCCGTGGATGCCGGGGAAGTGAACCCTCGTAAGGCAGTGAAAAAGCCAGGAAAATAGACGATTGCATGTCTTCATTATTTTTTTGTTGCATTATGCTTGAGCGCTCAAGTATTATACCTCCATAGCTTGGAGGGAGCCATGAACAAACTGACGCAAGCCAAACGAGTTCAAATAATCGCCGCACTAGTCGAAGGCAATAGCGTTCGTGCGACGTGCCGCATGACTGATGTTGCGAAAGGCACTGTTCTTAAGCTCCTCGTTGACCTTGGTAGGGCTTGTGCTCGGTATCAGGATGAGAAGTTGCGAAACCTTCCATGCAAGCGCATTCAATGCGATGAGATTTGGTCATTCTGCTACGCCAAAGAGAAGAACGTCCCTGAGGAGTACAAGGGCAGACTAGGATTTGGGGATACCTGGACCTGGGTAGGTATCGATGCCGACACAAAGCTGATTGTTTCGTATCTCGTTGGGGGACGAAGCGCGGAATACGCACAGAAGTTTATTGCGGATCTGGCTTCGCGCTTGGCCCATCGGGTCCAGCTCACCACGGACGGGCACAAGGCGTATCTCCAAGCTGTGGAAGGCGCATTTGGGGCAGACGTGGACTACGCCATGCTTGAAAAGATTTATGCGGCTCCTCCACGTGAAGGACAGGCTCGCTACAGTCCGGCGGAATGCTGTGGGACTCGGAAACTGAAGATTGCAGGCAACCCCGAGATAACCCATGTCTCAACCAGCTATGTCGAACGGCAAAACCTGACCATGCGAATGAGCATGCGCCGGATGACTCGCCTAACCAATGCCTTCAGCAAGAAGCTGGAGAATCAGGCCCATGCCGTGGCCCTGCATTTCATGCACTATAACTTCTGTCGCATTCATCAGAGCTTGCGGGTAACACCAGCCATGCAGTCAGGCATTGCCGATCATGTGTGGGGTTTACAGGAATTAGCTAGCTTAATCATATAGATCGAACTAACATTAGAAGGCTTTCAATTGGAATTTACGTCCAGCTATAATTTATTATATGGCGAGGGGGAAATTGCCTTCTATGAAAATAGACGATCTCATCCTTCGTTGCTATGCAGAGCAGGACACGGACGGAACTTGGTTCGCCATTTGTCTAGATCTGAATCTCTATGCTCGTGGCGATAGCTTCGAAGAAGTTAGGGTCAAACTTAACAAACTGACTACATGCTATTTAAAGGAAGCGTATGAGAGAGATTCGGTTTATTTTTCCGATCTTATTCCTCGTCGAGCCCCGGCATACTTCTGGGCTCGTTATTATCTTGCTAAGTGTTTTAAAATGATTCATCGCAGCCTTGCCTCAAAACAAGACTTTAATATGCCACTCCCATTTGTCCCTGCCTTCTAGTGCCTTTTAAACCGCTCCCGTGTCGGGTCGTCCGCAGCATCCTTACTGAACTTGGATTTGTAGAACAGCCCTGTCGTTCTGGTACTTCCCATGAACAATGGGAAAAAGTTGTCAATGGTCATATGTACAAGGTGACTGTGGATTGTCATCGAGGAGAAGTTAAAGCTCAAGACATCAAGAGCATAATCGGCCAAGCGGGAATATCAAAGGAACAGTTTTGGAATTTAGCAGGTCAATAAACAAATCAAACTGACCCACTACCCGCCCCTGATGTTCTAGGTCGACAAGCATTTCAATGCAGTCAGATGATCGGGTTAGGCGGCACGCGCATTACGGTAGCCTTCCGAGGCCTGATGCTACCAGCTTGCGAAGTGCCTCGCGCAGGTCTTCCGGTCTCTTCAGTTCGCCCGCAAGCATTACAGCGAGAACCGTCCGCCCTGTACGCACGATCCACATGGCGCCTTCTTCAGACGAAGATCCCCACATGGCTTGCCCGCCAGGTCCGGGCACCGCGGACAGCTGAATACCATCCGGGAAACTCTTAAGAATCTGCGACGTGCTCGTCATGGCCCGAGTTGCATCGGCGGCGGAACGGAAACGAAGCACACGCGCCGCAAAATAACGCTTCCCTACCAGCCATCCACATGTCCACGCCGTGGCCCCCCGAGATTCGTCCACATCGGGACCAGGCTGGCCACCTGCCGGCGCCACGCCGGTAATCGATGTGATCTCCGGAGCCGAGAAGAGATCACAGAGTCGAGGATCGGCTGCGGTTGCCGCAATGGGCGCAGCACCAAGAGCGATTGCTACAGCGCAGAAAAAAGTCTTGTAGGTTCGCCACACCCGCCCTGCTTCTACTGACGAACGCACGAACAAACGCGGGCGCATTTTCTGCCGATTCACCGTAAAGTCCATCATAAAGAGTCGCCGCCATTGAAGCAGCAGCCGTTCTCGGTATACAGTGGCGACCAGCAGCTAAACTTCACCAATTTTTTGAATTTCTCGACGACACCGATGTCGGAACAATTTACCAAAGTCGTTGAGATCATGGCGGCGCTCCGCGCCCAGAACGGTTGTCCGTGGGATCGGAAGCAGACTCACGAGTCACTGAAACCGTACCTTCTCGAAGAAGCGTACGAAGTCCTCGAGACCATCGATCAACGGGACAAAGAAAAGCTTCGTGAAGAACTCGGAGATGTGCTTCTCCAAGTCCTCTTCCATAGCCAGATCGCCGCTGAGGCCGGCTCCTTTACGGTCGAAGACGTGATCGAAACACTCGCCACGAAACTGATCCGCAGGCATCCTCACGTATTCCATGCCGACAACCCGACAGGAGAGGTGTCGAATAGTGAACAGGTCTTGGCCCAATGGGAAGATATCAAACGCGCGGAGCGAGAAGCCGCCGGCAACCTACAATCGGCCCTCGACGGAGTGCCGAAGATCTTGCCGGCATTGTTGCGCGCGTATCAGATACAGGCCAGGGCAGCCCGAGTCGGCTTCGATTGGCCGCAGAGCAAGGCGGGCTTGGAACAGATCCTCGCAAAGGTGGCTGAAGAAATCGGTGAACTGCGCGAGGCGCTGGCGTCAAATCCGACGGGGACGGAATCGAACGCCGATCGGCCCCATCTCAACGAGGAGATCGAAAACGAGTTGGGTGATCTTCTGTTTTCACTGGTCAACCTCGCTCGCTTTCTCAAAACGAATCCCGAAGATGCGCTGCGCCGAGCCACGAACCGTTTCATCGATCGTTTTCACCTGGTCGAGGCACAAGCCACTGAGAAAGGCCGGTCGTTGAGAGACATGACGCTCGCCGAAATGGACGAGCTGTGGGATGAAGCCAAGCGACGGTTACAAAAACCTCGGCCGGACACCACATCGTGCGCCGGAGATCGGGTCCCATGACGAAGGACCAAGGGCCTTACGAAGAGGGAAAACGTGCCGGCGCCCATCCGCTGCTCGTCGTATTCGGCATCCTCGTCGGGCTCTGGTTGTTCGTCGCCCTCCTCGTTCCCAGTTCACGGAACAAACAGGCGACCGGCACGGAGGGCCCCAATGTCTCAGCCATCGAGGATCCGGAAGCCGCCTCTGTCATGTTCAAAGTCCAAACTACCATCTTGGAAATGAACACCCTCGGCCTGGTCGTGCCTTCTCAAGCGACGGATAGTCAAATCGTCGCCCTTTTGAAACGCCTCAAACAAGCGCGCCTGGACGGCACCCTCGGCGAACAGCTCCCGTCGACCACACCCGGCCACAAACTCGGTGATCACGCCATCGCCGACATCTTCATCTTTTCAGACAAGCAACTCGCGGAAGCGGGTACGATCCAGACGCTGTCGCGAGGAGCCCATGCCCCCGGCACCCTCTACCCGAACTCCGTTCCGTTCGAGGCGGCCATGGAGCACGTTCGTGGCCACTATCGTATCGACTTGAATGATACCGGCAGCCCGGACAAGGGATCGCTTGGTTTCGCGGACGAATCAGGTGTCCATTCGAAACACTACAGAAGAATCTTTTGACGGATCGGCCGGCACAGAGCGTCAGATTCCGACACGTTTCCTCACTTCTTCCCTGATCGCCGATTGATCCGCTTCAAACAACGCCTCCAACTTTGGAAACAGATGGGCCAGCGGCCCGATAAACGGCGCCAGCAGCATGTCACGCCGTTCCATCAACATGCCCTCCCCTTCAGCCACCCGCATCTTCCAACCCGCAATCGTTTTGGAGAGAATGTTGCTCATCATCAATTGCTGGCCCGGCGAGCCTACAGCCATGCCTACGAGACGACGCTTCAGCACCTCGAGTTCATCCGGTATTGAGACCTTCACGCGCACGCCATGTGGCGTGGCCCAGGTGGACCGCTGAATCGAATAGTCGTAGGAAAACACCTGCTCTCTCGGCTCACGAAATGGACCGTTGATCTCCATAATTGCAAAGGCGTGATCAGGTGACGGCATGGTTCACTCGCTTTCCTTGTAACAAACACCCCTCGATCCCCCGTACTATAAGAGCTTGAAGTTAGGGAGGACAAGGGGCTATCTATAGGGTGGCGGCGAATTGATATACACGCGTCAGGCAGGATGCTCAAAAAGGCAGGTCCGGGAAGGCCGCAGCGAACGAAGAAGCGAGACATAACCTTATCCTATCCACCCCGCCCGAGCTGCGCTTGCAGCTCTTGCCCGGTGGTATGCTGAGCCTCGGAAATTCACGCCGCGCTGAATAAAGCGCGGCGCGTTTGTGAACGCCTCCGAGATGGTGAGGCGGTGTCCCGCGAGAACGAAGCCGACGGACTTTTTCAGTATCCTATAGAGCGGGAGACAGCGTTTCGACACACTGATATACTCCGACCAAGGATTCCTTCGGGAGAAGGTATGGCCAAGAAAGGCTATCCTGGACTCGTCCTGGTGCCTCCCAGCGATCGAACAATCTTGAGGCGCCGGCTGCTTTATGTGGCGTTGTTCATCATCGCCCTGGTCTGGGGTGCGTCGATACTACCCGTATGGCCACCCTCCGACGACAAGGCGACCTGTCAACCCGCCGTCGGACAGAACCCCTCGAACAGCTCCACCGAAAACTGCGGCCAACCGCAATCAGTACCGCTGCCACATCAGAACGAATTCAGTCTCACGCCGATCTCACAGGCTGAAGCCCTGGGCGAGCCCAAGAATTCCCAGCCGGCACCAACTCCTGAACCTGATCGGCCCGTCATCCAGGAGGATCAGAAGCAAGACTCAACGCCTCCCTCCTCCGGTCCAACCACCGAGCGCCCTGATCACAGCCTGGCGCTTCCGGATCACGAAAAACCAGCAGCAAGTCCTCCGGCATCGACACCTCCCCCCTCCCAGGGCATCGACGCTCGCCTCGCCGAACAGGGCGATGCCTTTGCCCAGTATCGCCTCGGACGCTACTACGCACAGCGTGATGGGCGACAAGCCCCGGAGGCCGTCGGTTGGTACAAGAAAGCTTCCCACGGCCTCCACCGTCTGGCTGAAACCGGTAATGGCCAAGCGATGTATGTGCTCGGGGTCATGTACGCCTATGGACGCGGAGTCACAAGAAATACGGAGCAGGCTCGCCGGTGGCTGACCCGGGCGGTCGAACACAAGATTACGGCCGCTCAGCCGGTTCTCACGAGTTTAGGTGGAAACCATGCTGCCGATCCAAATCTGAAAACAGCCGAACAGGCAAAGAACATCAAGCAGCAAAACTAAGGCAATCTGGCTACCCCATGGTCGTCGGCCACATCATCATTCACCTCGCCGGGAAATAGATCGCCAGATCCAATGGGTCATTCGCGATCTATTCCATGCTCAACTTGACGCTCAAGGTCAGTCGAGTCGAAGCTGCCGAGAGATTCGGCGATCAGGACATCATTATCAATCCGCCACCCTCGATTCCACTGATGCGCACGCGTTTTCCAGTTCTACCCAGTTCTATGGGTGCCTTCCAGCGTCCACTGGTAGATAATTTTTTTCGCGTCTCTCGACGAGATCATTCATAGAGACTTTGAGATCCGGGAAGGCAGTCATGACCCCTGTGCAGCTTGGGTAATCGCGCTTCGGCCTACCGATGAAGTGCCTCCATTGATTGGAGATTGGAAGCGAGCCACCCGCAGCAAAGAATTGAGCGACACTGGCCGCATTCCGGCTGCACCAAGCGCCTGTATATCGAGCAGCAAAGTCGCGAAGCTGTGTCATTACGCGCTTGCGCCATAATTAATTTTCTCCTACAGTTGAGGAGCATTGATCAAGCCGTGGAGGGATGTCTCATGTGCCTCCCTTCTGTTAAACACCCGTAAACACCCGCTCATTTTGTATCGTTCGGTTTTCCTTTTTTGGTCAGGAGCAAATTGGGCGGCGGCCCGATCGGCTCAAAATTCCTGAGCAACGGAACATCATCTTTGTGAACCCACATCATATCGTGATTGTACGAATCCCGCGGTCCTGAACTACCCGTGAAGGTCTTGCCGTCCGGAGTAAAGGTCCAACACATATCTTCGCCGGCCGTATTGATCGTATCCCCGAGGTTCAGCGGCTCTTGCCATTCGCCTTTAGGATTCTGATAGGAAATCCACATATCGTGTCCGCCCCGCGAGCCCATGTCCGGGCGCGTACTGGTGATAATGAGGCTCTTCCCGTCCTTTGACAGTCCGGTCCAGTGCATATGGTCACGGTAAGGTGAATTGACACGTGGTCCCAGACTCTCAGGCTTCTGCCAGACGCCGTCCTTTTTTTCGACTTTCCAGACGTCGCTGTCTTGAGTGACCCCCGGCTGCTGATAGTTGAAGTAAATCAAACTGTCGGAGGCAATGATCGGGCAGTGCTCCTCGCCGGTCGGCGTATTGAGGTGCGGCAGTTCGGGGACCTCGTTCCAATTCTTGGCCGGTTGCCAGACCCCATTGACTTTCTGGGTCACATAGAGGTCGCCGGTGGACAGATTGCCCGGCTCGTATTGCGTGAAATAGATGACATTGCCGTCATCCGAGAGGCTCGGCTCCAGCTCCCATGCGGACGTATTAATGTTGGGTCCAACCGTCGGATCAATGCCAGGCCCCAGATGAATCGGAGCTTGCCACGTGCCGTTCTCAAAATGAGCCATCCAGATGTCGAAATTGTAGGGAACTCCTGGTGATGGAACGCTCCCTTGGCGTCCTGAGACGAAGATAGCGGTCTTTCCATCGGCGCTGTAGGTCATCTCGATCTCTGATTCCGATGAGTTGATCGGCTCGCCCATATTTTTTGAGAGTGAGGTCGTCCCGCCGTGTCCGCCGTGCGGCAGATCCATGCCAGACATCGCGTACGTTAAGGCGGGAGTGAGGAAAAGTGTGAGCATTGCCAAGTAATAATGAGGACGCAACTTTTGCATTTTCATACAACCTCCATATTTCGATTCTGAACATTCAAGGTGAGTAGGTTCCTCTCATTCCTTCGCCCGTGCCATGACCACGATCGCTTGCATCGTGGAACGATATGGGTTTTCACCACCGGTCTTGGCTAAGGCTGTCGTCACTGCATCAACGATTGGTCGAGACGAACCGCCGCGTTCTTGAATTTCGGCGAGTATCGGCGCGCCTTCGATCAGCCCAATCGCCAACGATTTGGCCGTTTGACTGTAGCACTCCTTCCGGACGGCTTGAATAGTGACTGTATCGAATCCGCTCGCGGTCAGCAAACCCCGCAAGACGTCGATATCGGAAAAGCCGCACGGCGCTTTGAAAAACTGCGGTGGGTTTTCCGGAAAGAATTCTCCAACGGTCTCGTGCGCAATGATGCCCCAGGGATTGGCATTCATGCGATCCCATACGTTAAATGCCAGCACGCCGCCATTGACCAAGACTCGGCGCATTTCTCGAAAGGCGCGGTCTTTATCCGGCACGAACATGAGTCCGAACTGACAGACCACGCCTCGAACGATGCGCCGGGAAACGGTAGATGTGCAATATCGGCCTGACGCCAGTCGACTCCCTTCAGATCTTTCAATTTCCTTTGTGCGTAGTCGAGCATGCCGGGATTGATATCGGTGGCCGTAAGCGTCACCGTTGCAGTACTGCGACGGCAGTATTGATGCCACGCCTCTAAAACCTAGGCATGTGATGCGTTCTCAATGGGTTAGAGATCAAGAAAACCAGAAAGGCGGTCCATGAGATTTCAAGACTTGTGAAATCTCATGAGCGCATTTGCGAAATTTTGAAAAAGGAAGATGTCCCGGAGGAAAAAGGATGGCTAGTGAGCCTACGAGAAAACTCGCATTACGTGGCAGGTTTTTGAATCTTGAGAACTTTCATGCGGGATGACAGGGTAGAGGCATTGATGCCCAGTAGTTTCGCCGCACCATATTCGCCCGAGACTTTCCACTTCGTGGCCTCCAGCGCGCGGAGAATATTGCTGCGCTCCAGTTCTTCCAGCTCTTTCGCGGTACGAATCGTCCCTTGCCCTGGCTCGCCGGCCCGGTCGGCTGGAGACGGTTGCGCCATTGGTTCAGGTAAGGCGCGCTCCAGGTTCAGCCGGCCATCGGTGGCCGTGATCACGGCCCGCTCCATGACATTCTGCAGCTCCCGCACATTCCCCGGCCAATGATAGGTTTGAAGCCGACAAGCATCACCGTCAGTCAGCGGCGAAAGCGTCCGTCCCATCTTCGCGGCGAACCGTTGAGCAAAGACGGAAGCGAGACGTACCACATCGTTTCCTCGCTCACGTAGCGGCGGCAGCCGGATCGGAAACACATTCAGCCGGTAGTAGAGGTCCTCGCGAAACGCGCCCTGCTTGACCGCGGCGGCAAGATCGCGATTGGTCGCGGCCAGCACCCGCACGTTCACTTTCCTGGTTTTCGAACCGCCGACTGGATCGAACTCGCCTTCTTGCAGCACGCGAAGCAATTTGGCCTGTAACTCAAGCGGTAATTCGCCGATTTCATCGAGAAAAATGGTTCCCTTGTCGGCCAAGGAAAATCGACCTTCGCGCTTCTTGGTTGCCCCCGTGAATGCGCCGAGTTCGTGGCCGAAGAATTCACTCTCAATCAATGTGGCCGGAATGGCGGCACAATTGACAGTGACCAACGGCCGTTCCCGGCGTGTGCCGGCCGCATGGACGGCGCGGGCCACGAGCTCTTTGCCGGTTCCGGTCTCTCCCATGATGAGCACGGTCGCATCGGTCCCGGCAACTTGTGCAATGTCCTGGAGCACCTGCCGCAATGCCGGACTTTCACCGAGCAAGGAACCGTCCTGATGGTGCGCCTGCAATTCCTCCCGTAGAAGTTCCGTTTCGGCCTTCAGCGATTGAATTTTCTCCTCCGCCTTCACCCGGTCATGGATATTGCGAAGAATCAGGGTCGTGAATTTGCGGCGATGCAGTTCAGAGCGGGACAGTGTCGCCTCCGCGGGGAATGACTCGCCGTCGGCACGGCACGCGGTGAGTCCTCCTGGAATCCATCGCGA
Coding sequences:
- a CDS encoding sensor histidine kinase, producing MPERNHPTGAFEPVSGGLLEVQPVVIDRRRPASADHPKQHERKPPHLRPVWIVLILLVPCVVLTLYYSQVVAPGSEENGSFLPTTSYALVLLLVNLDLIGFVVLVLLLSRNLIKAYFERRHRLVGSGFRTKLIAAFIGFSLIPTLLLAFVASGLVNKAVDVWFSEHIEKVMKDSYEVARMQHAGHVALAVNSARAISQELFREDLLTPVQRDLLIAAMARKRIEYGVAGIEVFSSKMETLTKALDGDIPIGVLNLPISQLVLQVINGKQEFTSVQEAQTGRLVRAAIPVASGSRRGEIEGVVVVETYVPESLLTKMEGIGRQYTAYKQIKAMKNPIKAGAYLFVAVVAVLILFSATWFGFYVARGITVPIQRLAEATEAVAQGDLSVQIDAKATDEIGTLIESFNRMTQDLQGSKSKLEEANLTLRNTNVELDRRRAYIETVVDTIAAGLVSIDRSGTITTFNPSAERILGLAADRFRGRPANEVFKEFGLDSFQTAYDRMLADDRDALDLEGQLDIQGKLITIGLKGSRMRDEANKDLGFVLVFEDLTELIKAQKVAAWQEVAKRVAHEIKNPLTPIQLSAQRLRKKFFEKSPDLDRVFDDATNVIINEVGSLKQMLEEFSKFARLPVPQMTRQSLHDVVREVITLYREAQKDIELIVELDEDLPAINFDREQLRRVFVNLFDNAVQAMNQKGRLWVGTKYDTKRRRAVVAVADEGPGITPEDQERLFVPYFTRKKTGTGLGLAIVRRIITDHEGQIQVGNNHPKGAVFTFDLPV
- a CDS encoding type II toxin-antitoxin system HicA family toxin, with the protein product MPFKPLPCRVVRSILTELGFVEQPCRSGTSHEQWEKVVNGHMYKVTVDCHRGEVKAQDIKSIIGQAGISKEQFWNLAGQ
- a CDS encoding PD40 domain-containing protein, yielding MQKLRPHYYLAMLTLFLTPALTYAMSGMDLPHGGHGGTTSLSKNMGEPINSSESEIEMTYSADGKTAIFVSGRQGSVPSPGVPYNFDIWMAHFENGTWQAPIHLGPGIDPTVGPNINTSAWELEPSLSDDGNVIYFTQYEPGNLSTGDLYVTQKVNGVWQPAKNWNEVPELPHLNTPTGEEHCPIIASDSLIYFNYQQPGVTQDSDVWKVEKKDGVWQKPESLGPRVNSPYRDHMHWTGLSKDGKSLIITSTRPDMGSRGGHDMWISYQNPKGEWQEPLNLGDTINTAGEDMCWTFTPDGKTFTGSSGPRDSYNHDMMWVHKDDVPLLRNFEPIGPPPNLLLTKKGKPNDTK
- a CDS encoding DUF1844 domain-containing protein, which codes for MAEEEQGFVVRDRRASGGAESAPAASSPSKQSTSAAASTEPAQAPPAPPVTFSSFVISLGSSSLMLMGEQLDLNQAPIPVNLPQAKEIIDLLSVLEDKTKGNLTPDEQTVLRDMLYALRMKYVTLASPK
- the mazG gene encoding nucleoside triphosphate pyrophosphohydrolase, with translation MSEQFTKVVEIMAALRAQNGCPWDRKQTHESLKPYLLEEAYEVLETIDQRDKEKLREELGDVLLQVLFHSQIAAEAGSFTVEDVIETLATKLIRRHPHVFHADNPTGEVSNSEQVLAQWEDIKRAEREAAGNLQSALDGVPKILPALLRAYQIQARAARVGFDWPQSKAGLEQILAKVAEEIGELREALASNPTGTESNADRPHLNEEIENELGDLLFSLVNLARFLKTNPEDALRRATNRFIDRFHLVEAQATEKGRSLRDMTLAEMDELWDEAKRRLQKPRPDTTSCAGDRVP
- a CDS encoding IS1 family transposase, which produces MNKLTQAKRVQIIAALVEGNSVRATCRMTDVAKGTVLKLLVDLGRACARYQDEKLRNLPCKRIQCDEIWSFCYAKEKNVPEEYKGRLGFGDTWTWVGIDADTKLIVSYLVGGRSAEYAQKFIADLASRLAHRVQLTTDGHKAYLQAVEGAFGADVDYAMLEKIYAAPPREGQARYSPAECCGTRKLKIAGNPEITHVSTSYVERQNLTMRMSMRRMTRLTNAFSKKLENQAHAVALHFMHYNFCRIHQSLRVTPAMQSGIADHVWGLQELASLII
- a CDS encoding helix-turn-helix transcriptional regulator, with the translated sequence MFKEILKDISMLEGLSVKNTNAHWTEKSLSDFIYRVGADFVFQLDNKIDSQKALAETLSVTKSAVSQKLNNPGNLKLETMVKYARALGLKVSVVLYDDGDRDNERGPINSDIFRICWENAGKPKDFWQATSDWVEGVSVNYEVILETNLKYPACPTRAWESLVYKPGNLAETVTITHRRMADTDPQRLPFALHGGT
- a CDS encoding tetratricopeptide repeat protein; this translates as MAKKGYPGLVLVPPSDRTILRRRLLYVALFIIALVWGASILPVWPPSDDKATCQPAVGQNPSNSSTENCGQPQSVPLPHQNEFSLTPISQAEALGEPKNSQPAPTPEPDRPVIQEDQKQDSTPPSSGPTTERPDHSLALPDHEKPAASPPASTPPPSQGIDARLAEQGDAFAQYRLGRYYAQRDGRQAPEAVGWYKKASHGLHRLAETGNGQAMYVLGVMYAYGRGVTRNTEQARRWLTRAVEHKITAAQPVLTSLGGNHAADPNLKTAEQAKNIKQQN